The Solanum dulcamara chromosome 6, daSolDulc1.2, whole genome shotgun sequence genome contains the following window.
ACCACCCAGAAGTCCGACCAAATCACTGCATCAACAATAGATTAAAATGAGAATAAAACTTTTATCCCACATTTATTGAAGTGATGGAAATGGATAATCTACCTAAACATTTCATATTCTCGTTCTAAACACACAGAGAGCTAACACCACTAAAGATATCCAATCAAGTCTAGTTAGCTTTTTGCACACATGCATAATATTACTTCTCTCCGTGTATTACAATGACCTGAATATCCagccaattttaaaaaaatttaattagtttTCTTTTGGGTGGAGGTAACCAACGCAAAAAGTCCATCCCAAATGAAACTCTTGCCTTGACAAAATAGCTTCAAGCAATGAAAGAAAAGTCTGGTCCAGACAGTTCAGCAAAATCATGTCTTGGAGTTCAAGAATTTTAGACTACCAAAATGGAGTCGTATTACTAACCTGTACAAGACATTCTTGTGgaactcaacatcatcatcCACATTCAATTTAATAGCTAGGTCCTTCAAATTTTGCAACCTTTTCTCATCCGCTTCATTCCTACAACTACCCACTAGTTGGATTTTCGGCCTTGGCAGATCTTGGTCTAACTTTTTTATGGCAACTGCAAACGCCTCAAGTTGGAGTGGGTGTGCCTAACTcacaggaaaaaaaataattttacaggACATCAAGGTTGCAATATACCTTGAAACACATGAACAAGTATGGATACCTTGATTTCCACAAGGACCACATAAAATGCCCACCTTCTCTGGACGGAACTGAGCAACAGATACAATCTTCGGAGGCTTCATTGACTTTTCCAGTGGAAGCACCTATCAAGAGCAACGTCATGTTTGTAGCTTATATTAGCCATGCAACAGTCCAGCTTCTTAAAATCCAACCCAGACTCTGTACACTATAACAAAAATTGGTAAGACCTTCAAAGGAGGAGTCTGTAATGTCATTTCCTTAAATCTTCACCAAAGAAAGAGCCATGATAGTCCAACAAGATTGAAAGGAGAAATATGTCTGGATATTACACTCATCCTAGTCCCATCATATACTTAATAAATTCCAAAAAGCAGGACAGCACTTATAGctaaaaacaaattgaaaaagcTAATAGTAAAAACATTAGCCTCAATATTAAATTAAACAAATCCACAGAAAAGGGGGAAAACATCAACAAGTTTAGGCATCAGGAGGAGGAAGAAGGGATAATATTAACACCAAACGAGTAAAAAATACAGACCTGAAGCCCAGAAGTATCACAAGGAGGATACACACGCCTAATTCGAGCTGGTATTCCCCACAGCTTCTCAATATGAGATTGAGTCCATGAAGAATTAACCATCGCAAGGTGTGCACAAGAACCAACGAAGCTGTAGAGCCAGccaaacaatgcataataaatGACCTTGAACCATGATAGTATCGCACTGCCAGAAAAGCAATTTCATGAGTTTCATGCACGGATACAATACAAGCGAATGAAAAGCAAAGAATTTACAATCTCGTCAACTTCAGTCCCTTGAATATATAATTTCACAAGACCCACTAATGCATCTAGATGCACACATTCATGGAGAAGCGGAGTAACATCTAGCCATAATATGCCAATATATCTTCTTATGACTGCCAGTTAGTGTATGAACACATTAATATGATAAAGAGATACGCATATATGTGACAAAGTCTAACTGAAAAAATTGTTAATAATGGAAAGGGAAGATAACAGATACAAGCGGATCAACAATTTCTTGTAGGAGGCCTAGGCACCACTTAGTTGAGAGACAACAAAAATGGCTCGCCAAACTAATTAGggtcttttcctttttgtttaaATAGCAGATCCTTATTATCTTCAACAAGGCAGACAAACCTTTAGGTGCTTAGTTCCACGTAATACCACCAAAAGCTTCCACCCAAATGACGTCTTATCATGAAATCCTATAGATGGCATATGATGATATAAAGTAGTTGAACTCACCTCTTGGCAATGAAGGAATCATTATTGTACATTGAACTGCGCCCACGAACACGAGACAGCATGTCTAAACTGATAGTTGGATAATGAGTATAGGAAATAACTTTGCATCCAAATATACGGGCAACTGGATAAGTAAAAGCATATCCACTGGTATCAAAGTAATATAAAGGTGTATATTTGCACAAAGCTTCCCAAGCAAGGTAAATCGATCCAAGGCTTTGACCAATCATTGTGAAACGAGGGTAAGTGGTATCTTCAACCCACTTTCTCTTATGCAAATGGACCACCTGATGTGCAGGATATCAGTAATCTTGAGCAAAAAAGACATTGAATGTGAATATCTAGGAGTTCAAAACGAACTACGATATTATGCAACAATTATTTGTACAGGGTATTATACGTGATACTAATTACACCATCAAACACAAGTCAGTGATAAAGCATCAACAAAAGAAACACAAAATGCAGCTACACGGGTGAAAGGAGAAGAAGgaatatataatatagataTTTCAAAGTACAGACTAACATACATAAATATTAAGTACAAATCAAAATAGTTTAGAAGCTTATTATTAAGAATGCGCAGGAGGATTTCAATGTGTTATTAGGGCTAAAGTCTAGAAAATCCAACATAGAGGAAGCGCAAGTTCCCATTATAACTCAAACACTTGATACTCTACTGTTGTAAAGAAGCGGTGGGGTTTGAGACATGGGTGGGGGCGAGGAGGAGAAGATGAGGAAAACAGGGGCAAAACTGAAATAGGAAGATGTTTGTATAGCTACACAGAAAGGAATATCGACCCATCCTAATGCTGGATATTAGGACCAAATCTGCCATCATCACACCTACACACTACATGCTATTACAAAGTATGGCATGTGGATGAAATAGACACACTTTCTTAAAAACCTAGAGGAAATACTCTCCTTTTCTGCTCCTCTCTGTTACATtacaatttatatgaaaaaCTTCTATTTGTGACTTCCCAAAATGTTTGAGACTATTCCCATTTTATACTACTTTCACAACTTTTAAGAATTCaaattcattaaattttttagCGAACATACAATCAAAAAAAAACATTACACTTTTAAACTTTAACATGACATTTCCTATCAAATCTAGCTTTCCCACCATTACTTTAATATTCTTGCCACCATCAGTGATATCATATGTAAGTCAAATTAACGTCTTAAAATCCTATCTAGTCAAAACTATCATACAAAATGAAAAGAAGGAACCGTGCCGGCTAGATGGTAAGGAAAAGTAAGTCCAATGATTTAGGCCTTAAAACATAGTAAGTATCATTATATATACTTCATCCTTTTTAATTTAAGTGCTTACTTTCTTTTTAAATCTGTTTAAAAAAGATTTGTCTTTCTATATTTGGAACTTTCGAATTCCAGTTCTACGTGACAAGTCATGTTTAAGACCATAAGATTCAAAGGGCATTTGGTGTATTACACTTGCACACATCTTTAGTTTGAGatcacaagattaaaaaatcttccttattttcttaaatttcatgtcTAGTTAAGCTAACACACTTGAATTGAAACGGAGagaataataaatttatttatcaaattattattgataaaaagttataaattttatgtttctGTTTTGATATTTCCACCTCCACAAACATCTATAAgtccaatttttaaaaatttttagcAAGATATATCTTAATCAACTTATTTAAACACACCAGAAGCAAAGGCATTACCTTAGGATGGTGGATTAATTTGACTCCAAATCGATCAAGGGCACGAGCAGTAAGGCTGTGAGGAGAAGCATCGAAATCTCCTGTGTATATTACACAAACTAGATTTGGGTTTTCATCTTGGATAGCTTTCACGGCGCACCACAACACTCGTTCTCCACCACCTCCGTCGTTGGTGTATGGGTGAAAGATCCCGACAGCCTTCTTTCTGTTTCTCCGGCCATTGATTACCATTAACAGTAACCCTACTCCTTGAGCAAAAAACAACGTTACGGCAATAATGGCACTGATCACAAGCCAATTTGAAACCCCCATTTTTCGGAAATGAACATGAACGGAGGAGACTTTCGGGGATGATATGGTGGCTtggaaataaaagaaaaataggagTTTTGATGAGAGCCGTCGGATCATCGATAATTAACAGCTGAGATTGAAATTGGGTGAAAATTGATCTTATTGGTTAGAATtgatataaaattgaataaatatagctaaaatttaaataatttgaatgaaaaattaaataattgctATTTAATTAATACAATACTACACATATTAATagaaatagataaatattattattataaaattaattaataaataataaattttttcatataaaagaaatacaTATCTGATAGATCTATATATTTACacacttttatatatatatatagcaaaaataaataaaaacatataaaatacaaaaaaatcatTATTCCAAATTGAGAACCGATCAAATAAATAGTTATAAACaacaatttttataaaatatgaatatcagtattattaattagataaaaatcatataatagTTTGCATATGAAATTATAATATAGTTGGTCTATTGCCAAGTCAGCTCAGAAAATTCAAATAATACAACATGCAAATATGACGAATGATGCATTCGTAGTAACTATACAGCCTTCTTATTGGGCTAGAAGAACATCTCCTTGATCGTGTTATGTATTTGTTGTGTTCATTTGTATTACATTTATATATTTTCCTGTTATGCCAAAATATGTTTATTTTGCTAGTATTACTGCAAGTGTCACTTTATACACATATTAAGTAAGAAATTGAACtcttatttttagtataaaaaaattcttagaCTTATTTGCGGTCTAGATTAGATGAATGATTCTTGTAATTTTTAGTGCAGGGTTTGACTAACTATCTTAGCATAGTTGTCTACTGATAATATTGTTATCCTCAGGCAAACTTAGTATGTTTATTTTCGAATGAAAGCTTATGTCAGAATTATATTTCTGTGAAGGAAACATTACTTAAGCTTTGATTCTAGTATATAATATCCATTTCTTTGTTACAAAATTAGATCAACTGATATTCTAGGTCAATCTTCAATTGTGTAGTAATTGTCTATACTTGGTTGCCCTCTCGAAGATAGCATTGGTAGGTGACCAATTGTAGAGAATGTTTTCTCTTTCATGTACCCTTTAAAGGGCAGAATTTGAACTACTTTGATTTTTGCTATATTTCtgtttcttgttattattataaatattattttaattgattgaatagaaaatataaatttgcacACACTGAATAGCAACGTAACATCCAAAATTCATGGAgctaatgaatttttttatgcTCACAAATTACCACAcgattttgttgttgtttttgcttGTACTTTCTATATGTAATCAATCATATTTTGCTCCCATTTCATGTTCTAAACTCATTTACTGGGTGCAAGATCTTTTGAAATTATTTGTGTTGTTATTTGAAGTCATTTTGTGCGCGCTCTTTTGTGACTGTCATTGGATATCGTGCTTTGCGATCTTTTGATGTTGCTATTGGatgttttattttgttgttCTTTTATGGGGATTGTAACTATTGTCTATGTGATATTAGGTTagtttaaatatttatcatcttTTTATAGGTACTTCATGTATCAACTTGAatgcaaatatatattttttcaatgtTATTTTTCTGTGATGAAGACAGCAAGAAATcatctttatttaaaatttcatgTTTGTGTTTCACAAATTCAAAGTAACATTATAAATCAATTTCTACGTTGAATTATGTCTATAGTCCTACTTTCATAACTATCATGATAATGATATGATCATTGGGTAAAACTATTTTCAAAGTCAAGCAAATAGGTTAAGCTTTGGTCCACTAAAAAAGGAGAAAGATCgaaaaaattatcaacaatTTATATCATGTTAGAGTTTTCTAGGTTGAACTTTTGTTATGAAGTGACTTATGATCCgaaaattaattatgatttgaCATTGCAGTAAGATCATTTGGcacaaagagaaaaaagaacgaTGGTGCTCAAGTACCTCTAACTGACAAGATTTATGAATACATACTTTTTCGTGGAAGTGATGTCAAGGTAATAGTCTCAGACCTTAATCTGCTATggacttttatatttttttggttgcTTACTGAAATGCCTTCATATAGTTTTTAGCATTGTTCCGAACCTTAACTTTCTAGAATTAttgtaatatttgatattttatcctcaATTCAAATATAACAAATAATTTTGATCAAAGACGGTCCAGAATAAATTAATCACAACATGAAATATGTATCTGATAATATAGTATGATAGTAACGACTTGCGGGTATCTAAGGCTATGATTTGCTACTACTTGATGAGTAGCGTGGTCATATAAAAAGTTGTATGATATGTTGGAACACCGTTCGAGAAGGATTGAAGGAATTCATCTTATAATGGAAAGATTTAGTGAGATGTAGTTTGGCCTATAGAAGGAGGCGAGAAAAAGAAGATTTACGCTTATTGAAAAGTCTAAGAATTTAACTTCaggagttgaggagttggattTAGAAACACATGACTTCGTCTGTCTTTCTTTGGTTATGATAATAGTATTAGATGTTCATCAGTCAGGTTAAAAATTATTGAGTATGCTTCGAGAATGGAGTCTATATACATTTGTCTAGTGTTGTGAGGAGTCCTAtaatgattttgaatttgataaCTAGCATGGCTTAGTTGTTCTAATGAAAGATATTATGAGATCACTGAAAAAGTGGTTGGTGATAAGCTAAGGAATGCAATATCCTAAGACCTTCAAGGTAAGGGCTGATGTTGGTTGATAAGGGGATTGGTTTAAATGATGGAAATCAGAAttcgatt
Protein-coding sequences here:
- the LOC129892162 gene encoding GDP-Man:Man(3)GlcNAc(2)-PP-Dol alpha-1,2-mannosyltransferase-like, with the protein product MGVSNWLVISAIIAVTLFFAQGVGLLLMVINGRRNRKKAVGIFHPYTNDGGGGERVLWCAVKAIQDENPNLVCVIYTGDFDASPHSLTARALDRFGVKLIHHPKVVHLHKRKWVEDTTYPRFTMIGQSLGSIYLAWEALCKYTPLYYFDTSGYAFTYPVARIFGCKVISYTHYPTISLDMLSRVRGRSSMYNNDSFIAKSAILSWFKVIYYALFGWLYSFVGSCAHLAMVNSSWTQSHIEKLWGIPARIRRVYPPCDTSGLQVLPLEKSMKPPKIVSVAQFRPEKAHPLQLEAFAVAIKKLDQDLPRPKIQLVGSCRNEADEKRLQNLKDLAIKLNVDDDVEFHKNVLYSDLVGLLGGAVAGIHSMTDEHFGISVVEYMAAGAIPIAHNSAGPRMDIVLPEDGKQTGFLAESVEEFAEAIIKVIKMPENERLEMAAAARKRASMFSEQRFYEDFKAAVRPIFYNDTK